The Carassius gibelio isolate Cgi1373 ecotype wild population from Czech Republic chromosome B9, carGib1.2-hapl.c, whole genome shotgun sequence genome includes a region encoding these proteins:
- the LOC127964937 gene encoding uncharacterized protein LOC127964937 isoform X14, translated as MDSLFSSTLNTVASLRLRKVKENSLTPWYNEHTRTLKRAARKMERSWRKTKLEVFRIAWRESNISYRKALKTARSDYFSSLLEENKHNPRYLFNTVAKLIKNKASTSVDISQHHSSNDFMNYFTSKIDTIRDKIATIQPSATVSHQTVHYRPPEEQFHSFSTIGEEELYKLVKSSKPTTCMLDPIPSKLLKEVLPEVNGPLLTIINSSLSLGYVPKTFKLAVIKPLIKKPQLDPKELVNYRPISNLPFLPKILEKVVSSQLCSFLEKNGICEDFQSGFSRIIVLRLLSLELQMICSYHLIVGVSLY; from the coding sequence gttaaggaaaacagtttgacaccatggtataatgagcatactcgcaccctaaagagagcagcccgaaaaatggagcgcagctggaggaaaacaaaactagaggtatttcgtattgcttggcgggaaagtaacatatcctacagaaaagcattaaaaactgctagatctgattacttttcttctcttttagaagaaaacaaacataaccccaggtatttattcaatacagtggctaaattaattaaaaataaagcctcaacaagtgttgacatttcccaacaccacagcagtaatgactttatgaactactttacttctaaaatcgatactattagagataaaattgcaaccattcagccgtcagctacagtatcacatcagacagtgcactatagaccccctgaggaacagttccactcattctctactataggagaggaagaattgtataaacttgttaaatcatctaaacctacaacatgtatgttagaccctataccatctaagctcctaaaagaggtgcttccagaagttaatggtcctcttttgactattattaattcctcattgtcattaggatatgtccccaaaactttcaaactggctgttattaagcctctcataaaaaaaccacaacttgaccccaaagaactagttaattatagaccaatctcgaatctcccttttctgcccaagatactagaaaaggtggtatcctcacaattatgttccttcttagagaaaaatggtatatgtgaggatttccagtcaggatttagccgtatcatagtactgagactgctctccttagagttacaaatgatctgctcttatcatctgatcgtgggtgtatctctctattag